The proteins below are encoded in one region of Streptomyces marianii:
- the polA gene encoding DNA polymerase I — translation MDGHSLAYRAFFALPAENFTTASGQTTNAVYGFASMLANTLRDEAPTHFAVAFDVSRKTWRSQDFPEYKANRSSTPDEFKGQVELIGELLDTMNAVRFAVDGFEADDIIATLATRAEAAGFEVLIVTGDRDSFQLVSDHVTVLYPTKGVSELTRFTPEKVQEKYGLTPSQYPDFAALRGDPSDNLPGIPGVGEKTATKWINQFGSFAELVERADEVKGKVGQSLRDHLEAVKLNRHLTELVRDVELPKSVGDLERAPYDRTALKGFLEVLEIRNPSLRERLLAVDPGAAEDEPPAPAAGVELDGSVLGAGELAPWLERHGAQPLGVATVAAWALGVGSVSEIALAAAGGAAAWFDTTQLDEADERAFASWISDPDRPKVMHGAKEALRVFPEHGWDIRGITMDTALAAYLVKPGRRSFALDALSVEYLHRELAPAAADGQLAFGAEDEQAEADALMAQARAVLDLGETFGGRLGEVGAGELLHDMELPTSLLLARMERHGISADRAHLEAMEQQFAGAVQQAVKEAHASVGHEFNLGSPKQLQEVFFGELNLPKTKKTKTGYTTDADALAWLANQTDHELPVIMLRHREQARLRSTVEGLIKTIAADGRIHTTFSQTVAATGRLSSTDPNLQNVPVRTDEGRAIRRGFVVGEGFESLMTADYSQIELRVMAHLSEDEGLIEAFTSGEDLHTTVASQVFGVEGSAVDAEMRRKIKAMSYGLAYGLSAFGLSQQLNIEAAEARALMDTYFERFGGVRDYLRRVVDEARATGYTATMFGRRRYLPDLNSDNRQRREAAERMALNAPIQGTAADIVKMAMLRVDAALREAGLASRMLLQVHDEIVLEIAPGERERVEELVRREMSAAAELRAPLDVSVGVGPDWESAAH, via the coding sequence ATGGACGGGCACTCGCTGGCATACCGGGCGTTCTTCGCGCTGCCCGCGGAGAACTTCACGACCGCGAGCGGCCAGACGACGAACGCGGTCTACGGCTTCGCGTCGATGCTGGCGAACACGCTCCGCGACGAGGCACCCACGCACTTCGCCGTGGCCTTCGACGTGTCCCGCAAGACCTGGCGCTCCCAGGACTTCCCCGAGTACAAGGCAAACCGCTCCTCGACGCCGGACGAGTTCAAGGGCCAGGTCGAGCTGATCGGCGAGCTGCTCGACACGATGAACGCGGTCCGGTTCGCCGTGGACGGCTTCGAGGCCGACGACATCATCGCGACCCTCGCCACCCGCGCCGAGGCCGCCGGCTTCGAGGTCCTGATCGTCACCGGCGACCGGGACTCCTTCCAGCTCGTCTCCGACCACGTCACCGTGCTGTACCCGACCAAGGGCGTCTCCGAGCTGACCCGCTTCACCCCGGAGAAGGTCCAGGAGAAGTACGGGCTGACCCCCTCCCAGTACCCGGACTTCGCCGCCCTCCGCGGCGACCCGTCCGACAACCTCCCGGGCATCCCCGGCGTCGGCGAGAAGACGGCCACGAAGTGGATCAACCAGTTCGGCTCGTTCGCGGAGCTCGTGGAGCGCGCCGACGAGGTGAAGGGCAAGGTCGGCCAGTCGCTCCGGGACCATCTGGAGGCCGTCAAGCTCAACCGTCACCTGACGGAACTGGTCCGTGACGTGGAGCTGCCGAAGTCCGTCGGCGACCTCGAGCGCGCGCCCTACGACCGGACCGCGCTGAAGGGCTTCCTGGAGGTCCTGGAGATCCGCAACCCGAGCCTGCGCGAGCGGCTGCTCGCCGTCGACCCGGGCGCCGCCGAGGACGAGCCCCCGGCCCCGGCGGCCGGTGTGGAGCTCGACGGCAGCGTGCTCGGCGCGGGCGAACTGGCCCCCTGGCTGGAGCGGCACGGCGCCCAGCCGCTCGGTGTCGCCACGGTCGCCGCCTGGGCGCTGGGCGTGGGCAGCGTCAGCGAGATCGCCCTCGCGGCCGCCGGGGGAGCGGCGGCCTGGTTCGACACGACCCAGCTCGACGAGGCCGACGAGCGTGCCTTCGCCTCCTGGATCTCCGACCCCGATCGCCCCAAGGTCATGCACGGCGCCAAGGAGGCACTTCGGGTCTTCCCCGAGCACGGCTGGGACATCCGGGGCATCACGATGGACACGGCCTTGGCCGCCTACCTGGTGAAGCCCGGGCGCCGGTCCTTCGCGCTGGACGCCCTCTCCGTCGAGTACCTCCACCGCGAGCTGGCACCCGCCGCCGCCGACGGGCAGCTGGCCTTCGGTGCGGAGGACGAGCAGGCCGAGGCCGACGCGCTGATGGCGCAGGCCCGCGCCGTCCTCGACCTGGGCGAGACCTTCGGCGGCAGGCTCGGTGAGGTCGGTGCCGGCGAGCTGCTGCACGACATGGAACTGCCCACGTCACTGCTGCTGGCCAGGATGGAGAGGCACGGCATCTCCGCCGACCGGGCCCATCTCGAGGCCATGGAGCAGCAGTTCGCGGGAGCCGTGCAGCAGGCGGTGAAGGAGGCCCATGCCTCCGTGGGCCACGAGTTCAACCTCGGCTCGCCCAAGCAGCTCCAGGAGGTCTTCTTCGGGGAGCTCAACCTCCCCAAGACCAAGAAGACCAAGACCGGTTACACGACCGACGCCGACGCGCTGGCCTGGCTCGCGAACCAGACCGACCACGAGCTGCCCGTCATCATGCTCCGCCACCGCGAGCAGGCCCGGCTGCGCTCCACCGTCGAGGGCCTGATCAAGACCATCGCCGCGGACGGCCGGATCCACACCACCTTCAGCCAGACCGTCGCCGCGACCGGACGGCTCTCCTCCACCGACCCGAACCTGCAGAACGTGCCGGTGCGCACGGACGAGGGCCGGGCGATCCGCCGCGGCTTCGTCGTCGGCGAGGGCTTCGAGTCCCTGATGACCGCCGACTACAGTCAGATCGAACTGCGCGTCATGGCCCATCTCTCGGAGGACGAGGGCCTGATCGAGGCGTTCACCTCGGGCGAGGACCTGCACACGACCGTGGCCTCCCAGGTCTTCGGCGTCGAAGGGTCCGCGGTCGACGCGGAGATGCGCCGCAAGATCAAGGCGATGTCGTACGGACTGGCCTACGGCCTGTCCGCCTTCGGCCTCAGCCAGCAGCTGAACATCGAGGCGGCCGAGGCGCGGGCCCTGATGGACACCTACTTCGAGCGGTTCGGCGGCGTCCGCGACTATCTGCGCCGTGTCGTGGACGAGGCACGCGCCACGGGCTACACGGCGACGATGTTCGGCCGCCGTCGCTACCTCCCGGACCTCAACAGCGACAACCGCCAGCGCCGTGAGGCGGCCGAGCGCATGGCGCTGAACGCGCCGATCCAGGGCACGGCGGCGGACATCGTCAAGATGGCGATGCTGCGGGTGGACGCGGCGCTGCGGGAGGCGGGTCTCGCCTCGCGGATGCTGCTCCAGGTCCACGACGAAATCGTTCTGGAGATCGCCCCGGGCGAGCGCGAGCGGGTCGAGGAACTCGTCCGCCGCGAGATGTCCGCGGCAGCGGAACTGCGCGCACCCCTCGACGTCTCCGTGGGCGTGGGCCCGGACTGGGAGTCCGCCGCGCACTGA
- a CDS encoding ABC transporter ATP-binding protein, with protein sequence MTTTELEKDAGGAGAVTDNLLELKGVRVFYGAIEAIKGIDLTVRKGEIVALLGGNGAGKTTTLRTISGMLRPRHGEVLLHDERIDGIKSHELVRFGVGHVPEGRRVFARMTVRENLEMGAYRFKSVDSAEMDRVFTLFPRLAERRSQLAGTLSGGEQQMLAIGRALMGKPELLLLDEPSMGLAPLIVQQIFDIVEEINKQGTTVLLVEQNATQALALANRGYVLETGEIAMSGPSADLLADSRIREAYLGEGAA encoded by the coding sequence GTGACCACGACCGAACTCGAGAAGGACGCCGGCGGAGCCGGCGCCGTGACGGACAACCTCCTCGAACTCAAGGGCGTCCGGGTCTTCTACGGCGCCATCGAGGCCATCAAGGGCATCGACCTGACCGTCCGCAAGGGTGAGATCGTCGCCCTGCTCGGCGGCAACGGCGCGGGGAAGACCACCACGCTGCGCACGATCTCGGGCATGCTCCGGCCGCGCCACGGCGAGGTCCTGCTGCACGACGAGCGCATCGACGGCATCAAGTCCCATGAACTGGTCCGGTTCGGTGTGGGACACGTGCCGGAGGGCCGCAGGGTCTTCGCACGGATGACCGTGCGGGAGAACCTGGAGATGGGCGCCTATCGGTTCAAGTCGGTCGACTCGGCCGAGATGGATCGGGTGTTCACCCTCTTCCCGCGGCTGGCGGAGCGGCGCTCGCAGCTCGCCGGGACCCTGTCGGGTGGTGAGCAGCAGATGCTCGCCATCGGACGGGCCCTGATGGGCAAGCCCGAGCTGCTGCTGCTCGACGAACCGTCGATGGGCCTGGCTCCACTGATCGTGCAGCAGATCTTCGACATCGTCGAGGAGATCAACAAGCAGGGCACGACGGTGCTGCTGGTGGAGCAGAACGCCACCCAGGCGCTCGCCCTGGCCAACCGCGGCTACGTCCTGGAGACGGGTGAGATCGCCATGTCGGGTCCCTCGGCGGACCTGCTGGCGGACTCCCGGATCCGTGAGGCGTACCTCGGTGAGGGCGCGGCCTGA
- a CDS encoding FdhF/YdeP family oxidoreductase, which produces MATKPPEDDPVQDAPRVEAPRHAAAGLPAIGHTLRVAQRQMGLSRTARTLLRVNQKDGFDCPGCAWPEGERRHVAEFCENGAKAVAEEATLRRVTPDFFAAHPVSDLASRSGYWLGQQGRITQPVYLAEGADRYEAVPWERAFAIVAEELGALGSPDEALFYTSGRTSNEAAFLLQLFAREFGTNNLPDCSNMCHESSGSALTETLGVGKGSVSLEDLHRADLIVVAGQNPGTNHPRMLSALEEAKRSGARIISVNPLPEAGLERFRNPQTARGMLKGVQLTDLFLQIRIGGDQALFRLLNKLVLQAPGGVDEAFVREHTHGYEEFAAAARAADWDETLAATGLDRADIERAASMVLASERTIVCWAMGLTQHKHAVATIREIVNLLLLRGCVGRPGAGVCPVRGHSNVQGDRTMGIFERPSDAFLDALEKEFGFAPPRHHGLDTVRAIRALRDGEAKVFFAMGGNFVAATPDTDVTEAAMRRARLTVHVSTKLNRSHAVTGTRALILPTLGRTDRDEQRSGRQFVTVEDSMGMVHASRGNLPPASEHLLSEPAIVARLARAVLGPGSRTPWEEFEEDYATIRDRISRVVPDFEDFNARIARPGGFTLPHAPRDERRFPTATGRANFTAAPVEYPEVPKGRLLLQTLRSHDQYNTTIYGLDDRYRGVRNGRRVVLVHPEDAAELGLADGAYADLVSEWTDGAERRAPGFRVVHYPTALGCAAAYYPETNVLVPLDATADTSNTPASKSVIVRLEQSPTD; this is translated from the coding sequence ATGGCCACCAAGCCGCCCGAAGACGACCCGGTGCAGGACGCACCCCGGGTCGAGGCGCCCCGGCACGCCGCGGCCGGGCTCCCGGCGATCGGGCACACACTCAGGGTCGCGCAGCGGCAGATGGGGCTGTCGCGCACCGCGCGCACCCTCCTCAGGGTGAACCAGAAGGACGGCTTCGACTGCCCCGGCTGCGCCTGGCCCGAGGGCGAGCGCCGCCATGTGGCGGAGTTCTGCGAGAACGGCGCGAAGGCGGTGGCGGAGGAGGCGACGCTGCGCCGGGTCACGCCGGACTTCTTCGCCGCCCACCCGGTGTCCGACCTGGCCTCCCGCAGCGGTTACTGGCTGGGCCAGCAGGGCCGCATCACCCAGCCCGTGTACCTGGCGGAGGGCGCCGACCGCTACGAGGCGGTGCCCTGGGAGCGGGCCTTCGCCATCGTCGCCGAGGAACTGGGTGCGCTCGGCTCCCCCGACGAGGCCCTCTTCTACACCTCGGGCCGCACCAGCAACGAGGCCGCCTTCCTGCTGCAGCTCTTCGCCCGCGAGTTCGGCACCAACAACCTGCCGGACTGCTCCAACATGTGCCACGAGTCCTCGGGCTCGGCGCTGACCGAGACGCTGGGCGTGGGCAAGGGCAGCGTCTCCCTGGAGGATCTGCACCGGGCGGACCTGATCGTCGTCGCCGGGCAGAACCCGGGGACGAACCACCCGCGGATGCTGTCCGCGCTGGAGGAGGCCAAGCGGTCCGGAGCGAGGATCATCTCGGTGAACCCGCTGCCGGAGGCCGGGCTGGAGCGGTTCAGGAACCCGCAGACGGCGCGGGGCATGCTCAAGGGCGTCCAGCTCACCGACCTCTTCCTCCAGATCCGCATCGGCGGCGACCAGGCCCTCTTCCGGCTCCTGAACAAGCTGGTCCTTCAGGCGCCCGGCGGAGTCGACGAGGCGTTCGTCCGGGAGCACACGCACGGTTACGAGGAGTTCGCCGCCGCGGCGCGCGCCGCCGACTGGGACGAGACGCTGGCCGCGACCGGCCTCGACCGCGCGGACATCGAGCGGGCGGCGAGCATGGTCCTCGCCTCGGAGCGGACGATCGTCTGCTGGGCGATGGGCTTGACCCAGCACAAGCACGCCGTCGCGACCATCCGCGAGATCGTCAACCTGCTGCTGCTGCGCGGCTGCGTCGGCCGTCCCGGCGCGGGCGTGTGCCCGGTGCGCGGGCATTCCAACGTCCAGGGCGACCGCACGATGGGCATCTTCGAGCGCCCTTCGGACGCCTTCCTCGACGCCCTGGAGAAGGAGTTCGGCTTCGCCCCGCCGCGGCACCACGGCCTGGACACGGTCCGGGCCATCAGAGCGCTGCGGGACGGCGAGGCGAAGGTGTTCTTCGCCATGGGCGGCAACTTCGTGGCCGCCACGCCCGACACGGACGTCACCGAGGCGGCGATGCGCCGCGCCCGGCTCACCGTGCACGTGTCGACGAAGCTCAACCGCTCGCACGCGGTGACCGGGACGCGGGCGCTGATCCTGCCCACGCTCGGACGGACCGACAGGGACGAGCAGAGGAGCGGCCGCCAGTTCGTGACGGTCGAGGACTCCATGGGCATGGTGCACGCGTCCCGCGGCAACCTGCCGCCGGCGAGTGAGCACCTGCTGTCCGAGCCGGCGATCGTGGCCCGGCTGGCCCGGGCGGTACTCGGCCCGGGGTCGAGAACCCCGTGGGAGGAGTTCGAGGAGGACTACGCCACGATCCGGGACCGGATCTCCCGGGTGGTGCCCGACTTCGAGGACTTCAACGCGAGGATCGCCCGCCCCGGCGGCTTCACCCTGCCCCACGCCCCGCGCGACGAGCGCCGCTTCCCCACGGCGACGGGGCGGGCCAACTTCACGGCGGCGCCGGTGGAGTACCCGGAGGTCCCCAAGGGCCGGTTGCTGCTGCAGACCCTGCGCTCCCACGACCAGTACAACACCACGATCTACGGGCTCGACGACCGGTACCGCGGTGTCAGGAACGGCCGCCGTGTCGTCCTCGTCCACCCGGAGGACGCGGCGGAGCTGGGACTCGCGGACGGCGCGTACGCCGATCTCGTCAGCGAGTGGACGGACGGGGCGGAGCGGCGGGCCCCCGGCTTCCGTGTGGTCCACTACCCGACCGCCCTGGGCTGCGCCGCCGCGTACTACCCGGAGACCAACGTCCTGGTGCCGCTGGACGCCACCGCGGACACCAGCAACACCCCCGCCAGCAAGTCCGTGATCGTGCGTCTGGAACAATCACCGACCGACTGA
- a CDS encoding lytic transglycosylase domain-containing protein — MAAQFGRRLRKGATTTAVAAVAVAALSASQAPGVAPTATGGDAQASGSTPSSGSSATGNSPYFTDLPPLNSPNKPGASPHLPVVGPAEAGIPATVLAAYKQAEQAVAASDPGCRIPWQLLAAIGKVESGQARGGRVDANGTTFSPILGPVLNGVGFANISDTDNGAYDGDRTHDRAVGPMQFIPSTWATWGQDANSDGRKDPNNIYDAALAAAKYLCAGGRDLSVKEDLDKAILSYNRSREYLRTVLSWFEYYKRGTHEVPDGSGVLPVGRSKSGSTGTVATSPAPGATPGTSPSPSNPGGSTGSPKPSPDPSKPDTGTPSPGPSTPSTPSPSPTPTPIPTPIPTPPPAVTVFAIENAGDGRPTAVAGEDFAVLPKVRAKSRSGQSVVGADLVFEIVGATDARFSGNRTTAVVRTGEGGVAVAPALKAGEEAGDFTIRVTVAGRAVPRLDCTATVTARQADALVRTGDKEPTAAPSSEFADAVEVKATFKGEAAAGVAVTATMVTSADDPAENTGGPYFKDAEEKPVRTLTGLKTGADGLLVLPQIFSDEQSGTFLLRLTTEGGATLTVELKVAAPEAPPV, encoded by the coding sequence ATGGCAGCGCAATTCGGCCGTCGGCTGCGCAAGGGGGCCACCACGACAGCGGTGGCGGCGGTCGCGGTGGCCGCACTCTCCGCGTCGCAGGCGCCGGGTGTCGCGCCCACCGCCACAGGCGGCGACGCGCAGGCCTCCGGGTCCACCCCGTCGTCGGGCTCCTCGGCGACCGGGAACTCCCCCTACTTCACGGACCTGCCACCGCTGAACAGCCCCAACAAGCCGGGCGCGTCGCCCCATCTTCCGGTCGTCGGCCCGGCGGAGGCCGGTATCCCGGCCACGGTGCTGGCCGCGTACAAGCAGGCCGAGCAGGCCGTCGCCGCCAGCGACCCCGGCTGCAGGATCCCCTGGCAGCTGCTGGCCGCGATCGGCAAGGTCGAGTCCGGGCAGGCGCGCGGCGGCCGGGTCGACGCCAACGGCACGACCTTCTCCCCGATACTCGGCCCGGTGCTGAACGGTGTCGGGTTCGCCAACATCTCCGACACCGACAACGGCGCCTACGACGGCGACCGCACCCACGACCGTGCCGTCGGCCCCATGCAGTTCATCCCGTCCACCTGGGCCACCTGGGGCCAGGACGCCAACAGCGACGGCCGCAAGGATCCGAACAACATCTACGACGCGGCCCTCGCCGCCGCGAAGTACCTCTGCGCCGGCGGCCGAGACCTGTCCGTCAAGGAGGACCTCGACAAGGCGATCCTGAGCTACAACCGCTCCCGGGAGTACCTCCGGACGGTTCTGTCCTGGTTCGAGTACTACAAGCGCGGCACGCACGAGGTCCCCGACGGCTCGGGAGTGCTGCCGGTCGGTCGCAGCAAGAGCGGCTCCACCGGGACGGTCGCCACGTCGCCCGCGCCGGGTGCCACCCCCGGAACCTCGCCGTCCCCCTCGAACCCCGGCGGTTCGACCGGGAGCCCCAAGCCGTCCCCGGACCCGTCGAAGCCGGACACCGGCACGCCGTCCCCGGGTCCGTCGACGCCGAGCACCCCGAGCCCGAGCCCGACGCCCACCCCGATTCCGACCCCGATTCCGACGCCTCCGCCCGCCGTGACGGTGTTCGCCATCGAGAACGCGGGCGACGGTCGTCCCACGGCCGTCGCCGGCGAGGACTTCGCCGTCCTGCCCAAGGTCCGGGCGAAGAGCCGCTCGGGCCAGTCGGTCGTCGGAGCCGACCTAGTCTTCGAGATCGTCGGCGCGACCGACGCCCGGTTCTCCGGCAACCGCACCACCGCGGTCGTGCGCACCGGCGAGGGCGGCGTCGCCGTCGCACCCGCGCTGAAAGCCGGTGAGGAGGCCGGCGACTTCACCATCCGCGTCACCGTCGCCGGACGAGCCGTGCCCCGGCTCGACTGCACCGCGACCGTTACCGCCCGCCAGGCCGACGCGCTCGTCCGCACCGGCGACAAGGAGCCGACCGCCGCGCCGTCCTCGGAGTTCGCCGACGCGGTCGAGGTCAAGGCCACGTTCAAGGGCGAGGCGGCCGCGGGTGTGGCGGTCACGGCCACGATGGTCACCTCGGCCGACGACCCGGCCGAGAACACCGGGGGACCGTACTTCAAGGACGCCGAGGAGAAGCCCGTCCGCACCCTCACCGGGCTGAAGACCGGCGCCGACGGTCTGCTGGTGCTGCCGCAGATCTTCTCGGACGAGCAGTCCGGCACGTTCCTGCTGCGTCTGACGACCGAGGGCGGCGCCACGCTGACCGTCGAACTGAAGGTCGCCGCCCCCGAGGCCCCGCCCGTCTGA
- a CDS encoding ABC transporter ATP-binding protein: MTTDVTKGVAAGADGSAAGQDNVLEASGVTLRFGGLTCLNSVELGMRRGEVLAVIGPNGAGKTSLFNSLTGVYKPQEGRISFRPKDGGEKQLLGSKPHLVNRLGLARTFQNIRLFSALTALENVKIAAETRQRVGPVSIMLGLPNARRAERESDERAHRLLKFVGLESKLNEIAGSLSYGDQRSLEIARALATDPQVLLLDEPAAGTNPTEKLELEQLIRRINAELGVSVLLIEHDMRLVMSVADRVMVLNFGKKIAEGTPSEVQQHPAVIEAYLGAEAAAEAEPVQAVIAEQRRPVDGDESTAAPAGDDAEGPGSEGGSDADGASGSDETPSDEGPSSDDTTPDGSASDDTTPDGSASDDTTPDGSASDEESGK, translated from the coding sequence ATGACCACGGATGTGACGAAGGGCGTGGCCGCCGGGGCCGACGGCTCGGCGGCCGGTCAGGACAACGTTCTGGAGGCCTCCGGTGTGACGCTGAGGTTCGGCGGTCTGACCTGCCTGAACAGCGTCGAGCTGGGGATGCGCCGCGGCGAGGTCCTCGCCGTGATCGGCCCGAACGGCGCCGGCAAGACGTCGCTGTTCAACTCGCTGACGGGCGTCTACAAGCCGCAGGAGGGACGGATCTCGTTCCGTCCCAAGGACGGTGGCGAGAAGCAGCTGCTCGGCAGCAAGCCGCACCTGGTGAACCGGCTGGGACTGGCGCGTACGTTCCAGAACATCCGGCTGTTCTCCGCGCTGACGGCACTGGAGAACGTGAAGATCGCGGCGGAGACCCGGCAGCGGGTGGGCCCGGTCTCGATCATGCTCGGTCTCCCGAACGCCCGCCGGGCGGAGCGGGAGAGCGACGAGCGGGCCCACCGGCTGCTGAAGTTCGTCGGCCTGGAGAGCAAGCTCAACGAGATCGCCGGCAGCCTGTCCTACGGTGACCAGCGCAGCCTGGAGATCGCGAGGGCACTGGCCACCGATCCGCAGGTGCTGCTCCTCGACGAGCCGGCCGCGGGCACGAACCCGACGGAGAAGCTGGAGCTGGAGCAGCTGATCCGCCGTATCAACGCCGAACTGGGCGTCAGCGTGCTGCTGATCGAGCACGACATGCGCCTGGTGATGTCGGTGGCGGACCGGGTGATGGTCCTCAACTTCGGCAAGAAGATCGCCGAGGGGACACCGAGTGAGGTGCAGCAGCATCCGGCGGTGATCGAGGCCTATCTCGGTGCCGAGGCCGCGGCCGAGGCGGAGCCGGTTCAAGCGGTGATCGCCGAGCAGCGGCGCCCGGTGGACGGGGACGAGAGCACCGCCGCACCCGCGGGCGATGATGCGGAGGGTCCCGGTTCGGAGGGCGGCTCCGATGCGGATGGCGCATCCGGTTCGGACGAGACGCCGTCGGATGAGGGGCCGTCGTCGGACGACACGACGCCGGACGGTTCCGCGTCGGACGACACGACGCCGGACGGTTCCGCGTCGGACGACACGACGCCGGACGGTTCCGCGTCGGACGAGGAGAGCGGCAAGTGA
- a CDS encoding PaaI family thioesterase — MGEQTTVKFPQEVIDEYAALGVDLPSLFSAGSLGNRMGVQIVEASAERVVGTMPVEGNTQPYGLLHGGASAVLAETLGSVGSMLHGGSSKIAVGVDLNCTHHRGVRSGQVTGVATPVHRGRSTATYEIVITDEQDKRVCTARLTCLLREAPRD; from the coding sequence ATGGGTGAGCAGACGACGGTGAAGTTCCCGCAGGAGGTCATCGACGAGTACGCCGCGCTCGGTGTCGACCTGCCCTCGCTGTTCTCGGCGGGGTCCCTCGGCAACCGGATGGGTGTGCAGATCGTCGAAGCCTCCGCGGAGCGCGTCGTCGGGACGATGCCGGTGGAGGGCAACACCCAGCCGTACGGCCTGCTGCACGGTGGGGCGTCCGCGGTGCTGGCCGAGACCCTCGGGTCGGTCGGGTCGATGCTGCACGGCGGCAGCTCGAAGATCGCCGTCGGTGTGGACCTCAACTGCACGCACCACCGGGGTGTGCGCTCCGGGCAGGTCACGGGCGTGGCGACGCCGGTGCACCGGGGCCGCTCCACCGCCACCTACGAGATCGTGATCACCGACGAGCAGGACAAGCGGGTCTGCACGGCCCGGCTGACCTGCCTGCTGCGCGAGGCTCCCCGGGACTGA
- a CDS encoding DUF4184 family protein: MPFTLSHAAAVLPGIRRNGAARGPLVASALVAGSFAPDMTYFAASALPDAMRFGEVTHGPLGVLTVDVVIAAGLVGLWLMVREPLLALLPQHLQARAHAVVRGHAPQDRTRASLALWFWVSAAIGAATHVVWDAFTHFDRWGTRALPVLAESVAGFPLYTYIQYGSSIVALVAMGWFAGSAWKRTSGSTGPVPVPSLGRRGRWAAVALLTLCVLAGTVHRCVRWYAYWGRVDTPLDIIPTACFGAGAGLAAGVVLYGAAVRLRSRRGASQDAAPSREPAGVS; the protein is encoded by the coding sequence ATGCCATTCACACTCAGCCACGCCGCGGCGGTCCTGCCCGGCATCCGCCGGAACGGTGCGGCCCGGGGACCGCTGGTCGCGTCGGCACTGGTCGCGGGCTCGTTCGCGCCCGACATGACCTACTTCGCAGCGAGCGCCCTGCCGGATGCGATGCGGTTCGGCGAAGTGACGCACGGCCCGCTGGGGGTGCTCACGGTCGACGTCGTCATCGCGGCGGGGCTGGTGGGTCTTTGGCTGATGGTGCGTGAACCGCTGCTGGCCCTGCTACCGCAGCACCTGCAGGCACGCGCCCATGCCGTGGTGCGCGGCCACGCCCCGCAAGACCGGACGCGGGCGTCGCTGGCGCTGTGGTTCTGGGTCTCGGCGGCGATCGGCGCTGCGACGCACGTCGTCTGGGACGCGTTCACGCACTTCGACCGCTGGGGCACGCGGGCGCTGCCGGTGCTGGCCGAATCCGTCGCGGGATTCCCCCTCTACACGTACATCCAGTACGGGAGTTCGATCGTGGCGCTGGTGGCGATGGGCTGGTTCGCGGGGTCCGCGTGGAAGCGCACCTCGGGGAGCACCGGGCCGGTACCCGTGCCGTCGCTGGGCCGGCGCGGACGATGGGCCGCCGTGGCGCTGCTGACGCTGTGCGTCCTCGCGGGAACCGTGCACCGCTGCGTGCGCTGGTACGCGTACTGGGGCCGGGTCGACACGCCGCTCGACATCATCCCGACCGCGTGCTTCGGGGCGGGGGCGGGGCTCGCCGCGGGGGTCGTGCTGTACGGCGCGGCGGTCCGGCTGCGGTCACGCCGCGGCGCGAGCCAGGACGCGGCGCCCTCCCGGGAGCCCGCGGGCGTGTCCTGA
- a CDS encoding SPW_0924 family protein, whose protein sequence is MRALVAAAVGLAPVLLVVLLIAVLDVSPGETSPRPLLTTVPGPKK, encoded by the coding sequence ATGCGCGCCCTCGTCGCCGCCGCCGTCGGGCTGGCCCCGGTGCTGCTCGTCGTGCTGCTCATCGCCGTGCTCGACGTATCGCCCGGGGAGACCTCGCCCAGACCGCTCCTCACCACCGTCCCCGGCCCCAAGAAGTAG